Genomic window (Caldinitratiruptor microaerophilus):
CTCAAGGGCGACCTCAATAGGTTGAAGCTGAAGCTGGAGAGCATTACGGACTTGCCCGAGTTGACCAAGACCAAGGTTCGGGGTATGCACATCAGCTTCCGACTCAAGACGGGATCGGACGGGTTCCAGCGGATGTACCTGGGCGGACCGGCGCCCGTACCGAAGGGGGGCGAGGAACTGGAGCCTTCTCCGTTCTGAGAGTCAAACCCAACTTGGACATGCCGGCATCTAGCCGGATGTCTAGCGTGGCTGGTGGCCTGGTGCGGGGCATGATGCCCCGCACTTTACGTTTTTGCACATATCAGCGACTCTAGCATACCTAGTGTCTTTCTTTGGGGGGCGGACGTAATGAACCTTGTTTTAATCGCCACTCATGGCGTGTAATGGGGGTGAGGGGACGGAAGGGGGCGGCGCCGGTGAATAGCTACTGGGTACGGCTGCCGACCGGGGACCTCGTCGAAGTGGTCTACCGGGCCGACCTGGGCACCATGCTGGTTGCCGCCCTGCTCCTGTTTCTAATCGCCTGGGAGGCGGCGGCCTGGCTTTGGAGCTTGATTCGGGGGCTTTTCACATGACGAGTGCGGCCGCTGCCAACTGGGAGGATTACACTTCTCTCGTTCTGGTAGTCCTCATTTCGTCAACTATCATCGTGTCCATCAGGAGCATGTTAATGGTGATGCGCCGGTATGTACGGGGCCGCGTTTAGCGCCTTTGTGGCGTGGTGGCTGAGTTTGGACGAGGTGCGGTCGATCTTCGCCGGTGCACTCCTTCTCGGTCTGTTCGTCCCCGCTGTCTTCAGCCTCTGGGATTGGGGGACCTAGCTCATGTCCTTCGACCCGCAGATTTCCGAGGTGCTGCGTTACGCGAACAACTTCTTCGCCAGCGGCTACACCATCGTCGCCCTCGTCGCAGGTATCGCAATCGGGGCTTTCGCCATTCGGGTGCTCTTGAGTCTCTTCCAACGCCGAGCGTGAGCTTTCGGGGTCGGATGACCCCGAGGATGCTTTCCGGTCCGGCTTCGCCGGATCACATGCGAAGGGGGGTCCTGCATGAGCTTCGATGCCAGCCCGCTTGTGAGTGGCCTGGGTCCCAAGGTCGCGGAGAGCCTCGCCAGCCTCGCGCCTATCCTCCTGATCCCCGCGGGGCTGATCGTGGCGGTCGCGATCGGAAGCATTCTCCTGTCGTTCCTCGGGCGCGTGCGGTCCGGGGCTGCGAAGGGCAAGTAACCCGAACGAGCGCCGGCGGGCGGGTTTCCCGCCCGCCTTGGCGCGAGGGGGTGTCGTGGGTGTGGTCGCTCGATACATGGGCTATCACGCAGGCCGCAAGGATCACCCTAGAAAGTACATGGCCGATGCTTCTGGCACCCGCGGTGCTTTGGTTTGGCTTCGTGATCGCTGGAGCAACCATCGGTTTCGTCCGTCGGGTTCGCTGACTCTAGCACCTCTACTGCCCGGGTGGTCTTACGCTGACTGGTTTCCGGGGCTGGAGGAACGTTTTCGAGAGTTCTTGGGCTACATTTGGCCAGTAGTTGCACTTGTAGCGGGGCTCATTCTTGCTGCTTGGCTAATGGACTTACTGGCCGATATTGCGGCCGATATTACACGGTTGGGGGACCCGGACGATGAGGACTAAGCGGGTTCCTCTCGCTCTATTCGTGGCGACCCTGCTTCTTCTGGCGCCCGCGCCGGCTGTGGCAGTGACTGTAGGCCCGTTGGGCTCGGCAACGTGGACGGGCCTCTATGGGACGGAGAGCCCGGACCGCGTGCCTGGCCTCGTCGATGGGAGCGAGACCAACGGGTATTTCGCCTGCGCGGTATCGGCCAGCGAGTACGCGGTTGGCGTGAGGTTCGACCTGGGAACGACCTACGATCTCGACCGAGTGTACGTGAACGTTGAAACCGGACTATCCGGGAGCTCGGTAAGTGTGCGGCTCCTGGATGCCAGCAACGCCGTGGTGGATTCCTGGACGTGGACCGCGACGAACGTTTATGACCTGGCCGGCGCCTGGGCCGGAGTCCGGTATGTCGAGTGGGAAGCCCATGATGCCGGCCCGTCCGGGTCCTGCACGGGCTCTTGGGAGTTGCAGGTGTACGGCACAGCCACAGGGGCCCCACCACCTAGTACGACGGATTGGACCAAGAAGCTCTACGACTACCTGACTGACCCGCCTCCGGCCCCGTCTGCACCGGCCCTCCCCTCGTTCGGCGGCTGGACGAGCGTAGGTTCGCCTGGCACGATGGTTCCCCTGCCGAATCCACCACAGACCCAACATTCGGCCGTCACGACGGTGCCGGCGCGGCAGTTCCCGGTGCCGCCGGCCATGCCGGCCCCGCCGCCGCTTCCTCCTCTGCCGGAACCGGATACAACTCCCTTTTGGGACGTACTGGACCCCGTGCCTTCGGCGGACCCCCTGCTCCCTTCGGACCCGGCGCAAGCACCGGACCCGCCGCGATCCGCCGATCCTGTGATCCAGCGTGACGCGCCGGCCGCGAATGACCCGGTTCAAGCGCCGGACCCACCGCAAGCGAAGGACCCGGTGATGCCGCCCGACTACATGCAACCTGACCCGGTGCTACAGCGGGATCCTGTCATGGGAAAGGATCCTGTAATGCAGATAGACCCAATCATGCAACCAGATCCGTCAGGGTAAATTCCGATATGTCAACGGATGTGACTGCCATGTTCAGGCGTCTTGTCATAATGATTGCAGTTGCGATCATGGGTGTGGGTAGTCGTGTGGTGGCTGCGGGCGATTTGCTGCGCGGGGTTACCCCTACGTGGGACGGCTGGAGTAGTGTGTCCAATCCTGCAGCGGCAACTGACGGGGACCCGACGAGCTATTTGAACGCGTTGTTGCCGGCCGGTCGCAACGACGGTAATTTGTATTGGTCTATGTCAAGATCGTACGTGGCCGAATTGCGGATACGCTTGAAGTGGACTGCGGGCACTAGCGTTGTTGGGCCGATGAGTTTAGAATTGCAGAACAATGGGACTCGGGTTTGGTTTAGTTATCTTGCACTTGGTGATAATACTTATGTCTTTTATCCTAACGTTACAGCAAACAGAGTAAGGTTGTTTCTGAACGATAATTCCAGTTATGCTCAAAATGTTGAAGTTTACTGGTTAGAGGCGTATAGCGAGGTACGGGACACTACGCCGCCTTCTGCACCGAGTGGAGTGCAGGCGGTCGCGGGAGATACTACGGTAACGATTTCGTGGTCAGCGGTGCCTGATACCGACTTAGCAAAGTATCGAGTGTACCGTGACGGAAGCTTAATTGCTGAGGTAACAGGAACTACCTACATGGACGCGAATTTGACTAACGGTGTAACTTATACGTATGAAGTGTCAGCGGTGGACAAGGCGGGGAACGAATCGCCAAAGTCTGCTGCTGTGACGGCAACTCCTATGGGACCACCGCGGTCCCCCGTGTTGCAAATTACTTCTCTATCTCAAACAACTGTTGATATAGCTTGGGAGCCAATCGGTAACGCTGACGGATTTCGCATGTACCGTAATTCACTTCTAATAGCACAACTGCCTTCGGGGAGCCAAGCATTCCATGACTCTGGTTTAAGCCCCGAAACTGAATATACCTACAAGCTGGTTGTTTATAACAAAGTCGGGGAATCTCAAGCTACTGTAACTGTAACCACGCTGCCGCCTCCCCCACCGCCACCCGATCCCCCTGGCACCCCGGTGGGCCTGGGCATCTTAGACGTGAGTAAAACGACAGCATCACTGGGATGGTCGGTGCCCTTGGGTCTTGTTCGAGGCTATAGGGTATATCGAAACGGCCTCCTGGTTGCTGAAACTCGCGACACGGTCTTCGTAGACCGTAATCTCTTGCCTCAGACCCGTTATTACTACCAGGTAGTCGCCTGGAACGAGGGCGGCGAGTCGACCCCGGCCGCCGTGGCGGTCACTACGCTGGCGGCATCCTTTAGTGAGACTGTCCGGGCGGGCCTCGAATCGAGCCTTGGACGGGCCAGGGATTATGTCGTCTCTGCGGCCGGGGGCGTGGCCCCTTGGATCGTGGTAATTGCTGCCCTCGTAACTGCCGTCAAGTTGGGGAACTTCTTCCTCGGTTTGTGGAGGTGAGCCCTGTGGGCGTGATCGAAGGGTTCGGCCCCGTAATCCAGGAGTTGGTGCCCGGCCTCCTCGTCTGGTTCGGGATTGTGGCGGCCGGGAAGGTCGCGGTGCAGATGCTCTGGTGGCTCTCCCTGGTGGGCCGCGGGAGGCGGTAGGCCGTGTGGGACTGGTTCGAGTCGGTCTGGAGGCGTGGGCTGGACTGGTGGCGCACCACGATAGGCGGCGCTGTAGATGCCGTTCGAGACTACATCGCCGGCGCCGTCCGGGACATAGGCAGGTTCTTCCAGGATTTCGGCTCCGATCTCTCGGCTGCCCTGGCGCATCTTTTCGGCCCGATATGGAGCTTCTTGTCCGACACCTGGTACCTGATCGAGCGTGTGATCGGCCTGGTCGGTCTACTCCTTCGTATCGTCCTTGAGGTGCTCCAAATCCCGGTCTCACTGGGAGCCGGAATCATTAACACACTGGCCTCTGTCGCTCTGTTCGATCCTGCGGCAGTGGCGCCGGCGCCAAAGAGCCTGTACGCGAGTGGGGTTGACTGGGTACTGGGCCTGATCGGACCCTGGGTGTCGCCCCTGGCCGGGATAATTGAGGTCGGAGTGTGGCTCGCGGTCGGGTTCGCCGTGTTCCGCATTCTTGCGCCGGCGGCCTCGGACGGGTGATCGCCGATGCGGAACATCATCGATGCCATCTTCGGCCCCGTTGTGGACATTCTGAACAAGATCATCGAGTGGCTCGGCCAGGTGCGCCTGATTGCTGCACACGGGTTTGACCTGGGGATATACCTCGGCTACGTGGCGTGGCTGCCACCGCCCTGGCTGTCCCTCGTGAAGACGGTTGCCCTCGGTGCCCTCCTGGTCGCCGTGGTGTGGGCCGTCCGGGCTCTCTGGAGCCTGTACCTGACTCTGAAGTCCTCCGTGAAGTGGTGGTGAGTGAATCCGTGAGGCGCAAGCAGCGCGACGCTGGTGATATTGCCCTGGTGGTTACCGACGATGTGGGCCAACTGGAGCCCGTCGAGAGAGCGGACGCGGACACGATCGCTCTACCCTCGGGCACGTATCCTCGCCAGGACGTGCGCCGGGTCGTGCTGTCAGATGGCAGGAGCCTCTACCTGATCCATGCCGACCTCCCGGCTCGGGCTGAGGCAGCTCGCATCCGGCAACTGGAAGAGGCCGCCTTCCTCCGGGCGCTGTTCCGGCCGAGCCGCCCCGTGGGTCCGGGCGGGGTACCGCTCCCCTACTGGCTCCTCATGTTCGCTCTTGTGGTCGGGATGGTGATCTCCGGTGCGCGATGACCTGGAGCAGCTGGCGCTCGCAGAAGGTTACGACTCGCCGGCGGACGCGATTCAGGCCGACGTGTTCGAGGACGGTGGGCAGGGGGTCCCTGTAGGCGGGCAGAACGACGGCGCAAGCCTCCTGGCCGCCCTGAGCACCATCGAGCGTCACATTCACCCCCTGGCGCCGGATCAACTGGCCGCCGTGCTCTTCCTGCGCCACTTCGGTCCCGAGCGCCTGAGGGCGGTCGCAGACGATTACCTCGCCCTCTACAACCTCCAGGCTGGGCCGGATGCCCTCCTGGCCGCCCTGGAGTCGGCCGCTCTCATCCGGGCCTTCAAAGGCTACACGACCAGCGTCCAGGCTGGCGGGGTGTCCAGTCCTCTCCGGCGCCTGGGCATCAGGCGGTGACGGTGGTGATCGTAGCGTTCCTGGGCGCCCTGGGCGCCGGCAAGACTCTGCACGCTACCCGGTGGGCGATCCGGTACTCACTGGCTGCTCGGGGGGCAAATGTATATTCCAATATCTGGCTTAACGAGAGCTTCTTCCGTGAGCACAAGCGGATCAACCCAGCCTTCCAGCTCGGTCGCATAGCTACCGTCGACGACATCGTAGAGATGGCGGCGGCCGGTGGCGGCGTCCTCCTGCTGGACGAGGTGCACCGGTTGTTAGATGCCAGGCTGAGCATGCAGGCGCAGAACATCTTCCTGTCCGAGTTCTTCATGTTCCTCCGCAAGATCCGGGCGACCACCCTGGTCACGTTCCAGTCCCTGCGCATGGTCGACGTGCGGCTGCGCAACGCGTTGGACCTGGTGGTCATGTGCCGTGCCCGGGGGCCGCGCGGCCGGCGCACGTTCGAGCAGTTCGTGTACGACTACCAGGCAACGCCGCCGGTTCTGCGCAAGCACGAGCGACAGACCGAGGAAGAGGTGTTGCCGTACTTCAGCGCGTATGACACCTATCAGTTTGTCCGCTCCCTGAAGTTCCCCGCCACCAACAAGGAGTTCGACAAGTTCATGTCCCGGATCGAAGAAGCTGCGGCTGCCAGGAGGGAGAAGCGAGTTGGCTGAGAAGCCATGGGACGTGCCGGACCGGCTACCGGTGGACCCGGGCCGGGTGCTGTACCACCACCCCATGATCCCCCGGGCGCGGCTCATTACCCTGGCCCGGGAGCACGAAGAGGCCACGGCCTTGCTGCTCACCCGGGACGCGCTGCGCCAAGTGGGTTACGATCTCTTGCCCTCCTGGGCGGCCCCCTGGTCCTGGCGGAAGGACCCGTACCGGCCTCGGGTGTACCTGCGCCGGCGGTGCTACTACATCGCCCCGGCGGCCGAAGTGGCGGACAGGCGCCAGCGGCTGGCTCAACGGGAGAGCCGGGCCGCAGCGCAGGAGGGGTAGGTCGTGCTGACGGTGTGGGCGTGGTTCGCGGCTGCTGGGTTCGGTGTGGCGTCTGGAGTTGGCCTCGCGCTCTGGATCGGATACGAGGTGTACCGCCGGCGCTACCTCCGAGGACCGAGGGGGCTGCTGTAATGCGGCTGCTTCTGTCTGCGGCTTCCTGGGTGATCACCCTCTACGTGGGCGTCGGCCTGCTCGGGCTCGCTCTGTCGAAGCTCCGCTCGTGGCTCCAGCCGGCTACCCTGCCCGCCGTTCGCCGGTGGCCGGCCATCCTGGTGCTCGTGCCCGCGCACAACGAAGAGGCCGTGATCGGCCCCTGCGTGGCCAGCATCGGGCACGCAGCCCATCTTTACCCAGGCCGCGTCCGGGTCATCGTCGTCGCGGATGGGTGCATCGACTGGACGGCTGATGTGGCCCGCCAGCACGGGGCCGAGGTGATCGAGATACCGGACGGCGGGCGAGGCAAGCAGGTGGCCATCGCCCGCGCACTGGCGCGGGTGTGGCACGACGACTGGGACGCCCTGGCTCTGGTGGATGCCGACAACCTGCTGGATCCCCGCTTCTTCGTGGAAGCCGGCCGCCGGCTGGCCGCCGGGGCGCCGGCCGTGCAGGGGTACATCGCGACGGCGAACCCCACCGCGTCCTGGGTGTCCAGCGCATACGCCCTGGCCTATTACTGGGCGCACGCCATCGCCCAGGCCGGCCGGGAAGCCCTGGGACTCTCGGCCATGCTCGGGGGCACCGGCTGCCTGATCTCCCGCGCTACCCTGACCCGGCTGCCCTGGTCCGGCCGGACGGTCTCGGATGACCTGGAGTACACTGTTCGCATGGTGGCCTCGAGGTTGCGGGTTCACTACGAACCCCGTGCGCTCGTGTTCGACCAGAAACCTACGTCCCTGCGGGTGTCGCTGCGGCAGCGAACGCGTTGGCTCCGGGGGCACCTGCAAGTATACGCTGCCTACGGTGCACACCTAGTCCGCCGGCTGCCGACGCCGGCGGCGTTAGACCTGGTGCTGTATGGCCTCTACCCGTTCGCTGCGGCCGTGGCT
Coding sequences:
- a CDS encoding glycosyltransferase family 2 protein, producing MRLLLSAASWVITLYVGVGLLGLALSKLRSWLQPATLPAVRRWPAILVLVPAHNEEAVIGPCVASIGHAAHLYPGRVRVIVVADGCIDWTADVARQHGAEVIEIPDGGRGKQVAIARALARVWHDDWDALALVDADNLLDPRFFVEAGRRLAAGAPAVQGYIATANPTASWVSSAYALAYYWAHAIAQAGREALGLSAMLGGTGCLISRATLTRLPWSGRTVSDDLEYTVRMVASRLRVHYEPRALVFDQKPTSLRVSLRQRTRWLRGHLQVYAAYGAHLVRRLPTPAALDLVLYGLYPFAAAVALLQVVALLLSGHAVSAMTGLAIGALFMAPAAPPRYWGRLWLMPLWSLTWLVPFWVALATWRQRAWYHTPHVPQTG
- a CDS encoding zonular occludens toxin domain-containing protein, coding for MIVAFLGALGAGKTLHATRWAIRYSLAARGANVYSNIWLNESFFREHKRINPAFQLGRIATVDDIVEMAAAGGGVLLLDEVHRLLDARLSMQAQNIFLSEFFMFLRKIRATTLVTFQSLRMVDVRLRNALDLVVMCRARGPRGRRTFEQFVYDYQATPPVLRKHERQTEEEVLPYFSAYDTYQFVRSLKFPATNKEFDKFMSRIEEAAAARREKRVG
- a CDS encoding fibronectin type III domain-containing protein; this encodes MSLELQNNGTRVWFSYLALGDNTYVFYPNVTANRVRLFLNDNSSYAQNVEVYWLEAYSEVRDTTPPSAPSGVQAVAGDTTVTISWSAVPDTDLAKYRVYRDGSLIAEVTGTTYMDANLTNGVTYTYEVSAVDKAGNESPKSAAVTATPMGPPRSPVLQITSLSQTTVDIAWEPIGNADGFRMYRNSLLIAQLPSGSQAFHDSGLSPETEYTYKLVVYNKVGESQATVTVTTLPPPPPPPDPPGTPVGLGILDVSKTTASLGWSVPLGLVRGYRVYRNGLLVAETRDTVFVDRNLLPQTRYYYQVVAWNEGGESTPAAVAVTTLAASFSETVRAGLESSLGRARDYVVSAAGGVAPWIVVIAALVTAVKLGNFFLGLWR